The sequence below is a genomic window from Betaproteobacteria bacterium.
TTTCCTGCGCGTGAGCAACACCGGTAGCGCGGTCTGCCTGACCTGCCACAACAAGTAAGCCCAGGCCGGTAGCGTGCAACCCAGAGCGGGCCGGGCCGAAAGGTCCGGCCCGTTTTTTCCATCCAAGGTGAACCCCATGTCTAGATCGAAGCTCTCTCCCCGGATTCTCAACGCACTCCTGGCCATGGCCCTGGCCGGCTTGCCCAGCCTGGGGCTGGGCGCCGCAGAACCGAGCGCTGCCCACGCCGAGGGCCACTCGCGCATTTTCGCGGTGGTCAATGGGCGTGAGGTTCCCTCCCAGGAGTACGAAAATGCCTTCGCCAGCCTGGTGCGGCAGAAGTTCTACCACGGGCAGGTTCCCGAAAAGGAGATTGCCGCCGCCCGGGAAGAGGTCAGAACCCGGCTGGTGCAACGCATCGTCCTCCTGGAGGAAGCGGCGCGGAGGGGGATCGTTCCCGACCAGCGCCAGGTGGGCGAGACCCTGGCCGCCTACGACACCCGTTACGCCTCCTCCGCCGCCTGGCGCGAGAGCCGGGAAAAGCTTTTGCCGGGATTGAAGCAGCAACTCGAGGAGCAAAGCCTCGTCACCCAGCTCGAATCCCTGGTGAAGAAGGTCGATGAGCCTGGCGACGCCGACGTGAAGGCCTTCTTCGAGGCCCGGCCGGAACTGTTCACCGAGCCGGAAAAGGTTCGCCTGTCGATCATCATGCTCATGGTGGATCCGTCATCCCCGGCCACCGCCTGGGATGCCACGCGGGAGGAGGCGAAGGCCATCCACAAACGTCTGCTGGGCGGCGCCGATTTTTCCGAAACGGCCCGCATGCACTCTGGCGCCTACGCCGAGAGCGGCGGCGACATGGGCTACCTGCACCGCGGCATGCTGCCGGAAGCTCTGCAGGACCGGGTCGACCAATACGTCCTGGGCCAGATCAACGACCCGGTGGATACCCTCGAAGGCGTCGCCATCCTGCGCGTCGACGACCGCATCACTCCGCAGAAGCGCGAATTCGCCGACGTCGCCCAACGCGCACGGGAATTGCTACTGCGAGATCGACAGGATCAGGCCTGGAAGGCGCTGGTACAGGGCCTGGTGGCCGCTGCCGACGTCAAGTTCTTCCAGGGACCGGCCATCGATCAAAACAAGGAAGGCGCCAAGCCCTGATCCGCGCCTTCAGTGGCGCAGACGTTGGGAAAACAAGCTCAGATCCTCCCCCGCAGCACACTCCGGCGTTCCGCCGCTGGAATAACCGGGCTCACCTGGTTCTGCCTTTCGGCAGGAGCCTGGGCGGTCGAGCAGGCCTATACGCCGATGGAAGCGGCGGGCGAATCCGCGCCGGCGCCTGAACTGCGACTGAGCCAGGTGCTGATTGCCCCTCCGGCAGGGGCGTCCCGGCGTGCACCGGCCGCCGGGACCGATGCCGGTCTTCTCCTGCGGCCGTCACGGCAGTTTCTTCCCTCCGCTCCCCCGGGGTCGGAGCCCCGACTCGATGAAGCGGGGCTTCCCGTAAATGGAAACGGCTTCCCGAAATCGGGAAGCG
It includes:
- a CDS encoding peptidylprolyl isomerase, whose translation is MSRSKLSPRILNALLAMALAGLPSLGLGAAEPSAAHAEGHSRIFAVVNGREVPSQEYENAFASLVRQKFYHGQVPEKEIAAAREEVRTRLVQRIVLLEEAARRGIVPDQRQVGETLAAYDTRYASSAAWRESREKLLPGLKQQLEEQSLVTQLESLVKKVDEPGDADVKAFFEARPELFTEPEKVRLSIIMLMVDPSSPATAWDATREEAKAIHKRLLGGADFSETARMHSGAYAESGGDMGYLHRGMLPEALQDRVDQYVLGQINDPVDTLEGVAILRVDDRITPQKREFADVAQRARELLLRDRQDQAWKALVQGLVAAADVKFFQGPAIDQNKEGAKP